From a region of the Halolamina sp. CBA1230 genome:
- a CDS encoding 30S ribosomal protein S11: protein MSQSESTAADDEKWGIAHVFASFNNTLITVTDATGAETVAKSSGGTVVKQNRDEASPYAAMQMAEAVVDDVKAAGIGGVHVRVRGPGGNDTKSPGPGAQATIRALARAGLEIGRIEDVTPLPHDGTRAPKKNRL, encoded by the coding sequence ATGAGCCAGAGCGAGTCCACAGCCGCTGACGACGAGAAGTGGGGCATCGCACACGTGTTCGCGTCGTTCAACAACACGCTGATCACGGTGACCGACGCCACCGGCGCGGAGACGGTCGCGAAATCCTCCGGTGGGACGGTCGTGAAGCAGAACCGCGACGAGGCGTCCCCCTACGCGGCCATGCAGATGGCCGAGGCGGTCGTCGACGACGTGAAGGCCGCCGGCATCGGCGGCGTCCACGTCCGCGTCCGCGGCCCGGGCGGCAACGACACGAAATCCCCCGGCCCCGGTGCACAGGCGACGATCCGTGCGCTCGCCCGTGCGGGTCTGGAGATCGGTCGAATCGAGGACGTCACTCCGCTCCCCCACGACGGGACGCGCGCACCCAAGAAGAACCGACTGTAA
- a CDS encoding DNA-directed RNA polymerase subunit D has translation MADEFDVEFIRGDDREARILVRGLTPAFANGLRRAMIADVPTLSIDTLHVVENSSVMFDEMIGLRLGLVPLTTPDDFEYGDTVTLALDVEGPDTAYSGDIESSDPDVKPADEDIPIIQLNENPSGENQRIELEAEAVLDDGKSHAKQSGGVAVGYRHLRTVSVVGDRGEFDEEETNILRGVIETEDGELIPTDEFDHDLTERYPGKELEVEDVPGAFVFHVETDGSMTVEELVLRGIDSIESRADELQEKVAV, from the coding sequence ATGGCAGACGAATTCGACGTCGAGTTCATCCGAGGCGACGATCGCGAGGCGCGGATCCTCGTGCGCGGTCTCACCCCGGCCTTCGCCAACGGGCTGCGCCGGGCGATGATCGCGGACGTGCCCACGCTGAGCATCGACACCCTCCACGTCGTGGAGAACTCCTCGGTGATGTTCGACGAGATGATCGGGCTCCGACTGGGCCTCGTCCCGCTGACGACGCCCGACGACTTCGAGTACGGTGATACCGTCACCCTCGCGCTCGACGTCGAGGGGCCGGACACGGCGTACTCCGGGGACATCGAGTCCTCGGATCCCGACGTCAAGCCCGCCGACGAGGACATCCCGATCATCCAGCTGAACGAGAACCCCAGCGGCGAGAACCAGCGCATCGAGCTGGAGGCCGAGGCCGTCCTCGACGACGGCAAGAGCCACGCCAAGCAGTCGGGCGGCGTCGCGGTCGGCTACCGCCACCTGCGAACGGTGTCGGTCGTCGGCGACCGCGGCGAGTTCGACGAGGAGGAGACGAACATCCTCCGTGGGGTCATCGAAACCGAGGACGGGGAGCTGATCCCCACCGACGAGTTCGATCACGACCTGACCGAGCGCTACCCCGGGAAGGAACTCGAAGTCGAGGACGTCCCCGGGGCGTTCGTGTTCCACGTGGAGACGGACGGCTCGATGACGGTCGAAGAACTGGTGCTCCGCGGGATCGACTCGATCGAGTCGCGCGCGGACGAACTGCAAGAGAAAGTCGCAGTCTGA
- a CDS encoding 50S ribosomal protein L18e has protein sequence MSSNKTNPRLGSLIAELKSVSRDVGANVWADVAERLEKPRRTHAEVNLGRIERYAQEDETVVVPGKVLGSGVLQKDVTVAAVNFSGTARKKIDQVGEAVQLEQALENNPEGSNVRVIR, from the coding sequence ATGAGTAGCAACAAGACGAACCCGAGACTAGGGAGCCTCATCGCCGAGCTCAAGTCGGTCTCCCGCGACGTCGGTGCCAACGTCTGGGCCGACGTGGCCGAACGACTTGAGAAGCCGCGCCGCACGCACGCAGAGGTCAACCTGGGCCGCATCGAGCGATACGCCCAGGAGGACGAGACGGTCGTCGTGCCCGGCAAGGTGCTCGGCAGCGGTGTGCTCCAGAAAGACGTCACCGTCGCCGCGGTCAACTTCTCCGGCACCGCCCGGAAGAAGATCGACCAGGTCGGCGAGGCGGTACAGCTCGAACAGGCACTCGAAAACAACCCCGAAGGCAGCAACGTGCGGGTGATCCGATGA
- a CDS encoding 50S ribosomal protein L13 translates to MSVAEWEADLVVDARDCIMGRVASEIAQRALDGDRVAVINAEQAVITGNEEATMETYRTRAELGSDSGPYYPKRPDRIFKRSVRGMLPYKQDRGREAFESIRIYVGNPHDRDGEVLEGTSLDRLSNIKFTTLGNISETLGANKTW, encoded by the coding sequence ATGAGCGTCGCCGAGTGGGAGGCCGACCTCGTCGTCGACGCCCGCGACTGCATCATGGGTCGCGTCGCCAGCGAGATCGCCCAGCGCGCTCTCGACGGCGACCGCGTCGCCGTGATCAACGCCGAGCAGGCGGTGATCACCGGCAACGAGGAGGCCACGATGGAGACCTACCGCACGCGAGCGGAGCTGGGCTCCGACTCGGGGCCGTACTACCCCAAGCGCCCGGACCGCATCTTCAAGCGCTCCGTGCGCGGCATGCTGCCGTACAAGCAGGATCGCGGCCGCGAGGCCTTCGAGAGCATCCGCATCTACGTGGGCAACCCCCACGACCGCGACGGGGAGGTGCTCGAGGGCACCTCGCTCGACCGGCTCTCGAACATCAAGTTCACCACGCTCGGAAACATCTCCGAGACCCTCGGCGCCAACAAGACATGGTAA
- a CDS encoding 30S ribosomal protein S9, translating to MVTNTSGKKKTAVARATVSEGEGRVRINSQPVELVEPELSRLKMLEPFRIAGDDLRSEIDIDVSVSGGGFAGQADATRTAIARGLVQHLQDAELRDAYMEFDRSLLVNDSRQSEPKKWGGPGARARYQKSYR from the coding sequence ATGGTAACGAACACGTCCGGCAAGAAGAAGACGGCCGTCGCCCGCGCCACGGTGAGCGAGGGCGAGGGTCGCGTTCGCATCAACTCCCAGCCCGTCGAGCTGGTCGAACCGGAGCTCTCGCGGCTCAAGATGCTGGAGCCGTTCCGCATCGCCGGCGACGACCTCCGCTCGGAGATCGACATCGACGTGTCGGTCTCCGGCGGCGGGTTCGCGGGGCAGGCCGACGCCACCCGCACCGCCATCGCGCGCGGGCTGGTCCAGCACCTGCAGGACGCCGAACTCCGCGACGCGTACATGGAGTTCGACCGCTCGCTGCTGGTCAACGACTCCCGGCAGTCCGAACCGAAGAAGTGGGGCGGGCCCGGCGCGCGTGCTCGCTACCAGAAGTCCTACCGCTGA
- a CDS encoding DNA-directed RNA polymerase subunit N, which translates to MMIPVRCFSCGKVIGEHWEEFEERARDGEEDPAAVLDDLGVDRHCCRRMMVSHRDLVDVVSPYQ; encoded by the coding sequence ATGATGATACCCGTCCGGTGTTTCTCGTGTGGCAAAGTTATCGGGGAACACTGGGAGGAGTTCGAGGAACGAGCGCGTGACGGCGAGGAGGACCCCGCAGCGGTGCTCGACGACCTCGGCGTCGATCGGCACTGCTGCCGGCGCATGATGGTGAGCCACCGCGACCTGGTGGACGTCGTCTCCCCCTACCAATGA
- a CDS encoding DNA-directed RNA polymerase subunit K, translating into MSTDTEFNRYEKARIIGARALQLSYGAPVLVETDRTEPYLIAAQEYDAGVLPFTVRREGK; encoded by the coding sequence ATGAGCACGGACACGGAGTTCAACCGGTACGAGAAGGCCCGCATCATCGGCGCCCGAGCGCTGCAGCTGTCGTACGGCGCGCCGGTGCTGGTCGAGACCGACCGGACCGAGCCGTACCTCATCGCGGCACAGGAGTACGACGCCGGTGTCCTGCCGTTCACCGTTCGACGGGAGGGTAAATGA
- the eno gene encoding phosphopyruvate hydratase, producing the protein MTRISGVSLRRVLDSRGNPTVEADVLTRSGGFGRATAPSGASTGEHEAVELPPGEAIAAARKHAVPRLVDEVHAGNQREVDAALRGADGTEEFSEIGANSAVAISMAAAKAGADVLGAPLYQHLGGAFRGDNFPVPLGNVVGGGEHAADATHIQEFLAAPVGAPSVAEAAFANAAVHETVGELLTERGVPAAKGDEGAWAPSIDDAEAFEIVAAACETVAEDVGFEISFGLDMAASELWDGDAYQYGDRARSPDEQIDYVADLVEEYELAYVEDPLEENDFEGFADLTDRVGDETLVCGDDLFVTNTERLQQGIEQGAGNSILIKPNQIGTLSLAVDAIETATRNGFTPVISHRSGETEDTTIAHLAVATGAPFIKTGTVGGERTAKLNELIRIAEDAV; encoded by the coding sequence ATGACGCGCATCAGCGGCGTCTCGCTCCGGCGCGTGCTCGACTCGCGTGGCAACCCCACGGTCGAGGCCGACGTGCTGACGCGGTCGGGCGGCTTCGGCCGCGCGACGGCCCCCTCCGGGGCCAGCACCGGCGAGCACGAGGCCGTCGAGCTCCCGCCCGGCGAAGCGATCGCTGCGGCTCGGAAGCACGCGGTCCCCCGACTCGTGGACGAGGTCCACGCGGGGAACCAGCGCGAGGTCGACGCGGCGCTGCGTGGCGCCGACGGCACCGAGGAGTTCTCGGAGATCGGCGCCAACAGCGCGGTCGCGATCTCGATGGCGGCGGCGAAAGCCGGCGCCGACGTGCTCGGGGCGCCGCTGTACCAGCATCTCGGCGGCGCGTTCCGCGGGGACAACTTCCCCGTGCCGCTGGGCAACGTCGTGGGCGGCGGCGAGCACGCCGCCGACGCGACCCACATCCAGGAGTTCCTCGCGGCGCCGGTCGGGGCCCCCTCCGTCGCGGAGGCGGCCTTCGCCAACGCCGCGGTCCACGAGACCGTCGGCGAACTACTCACCGAGCGCGGCGTGCCAGCCGCGAAAGGTGACGAGGGCGCGTGGGCGCCGTCGATCGACGACGCGGAAGCGTTCGAGATCGTCGCGGCGGCCTGCGAGACGGTTGCCGAGGACGTCGGTTTCGAGATCAGCTTCGGTCTCGATATGGCCGCCTCGGAGCTCTGGGACGGCGACGCCTACCAGTACGGCGACCGGGCCCGGAGCCCCGACGAGCAGATCGACTACGTGGCCGACCTGGTCGAGGAGTACGAGCTGGCGTACGTCGAGGACCCCCTGGAGGAGAACGACTTCGAGGGGTTCGCCGACCTGACGGATCGGGTCGGCGACGAGACGCTCGTCTGCGGTGACGACCTGTTCGTCACCAACACCGAGCGGCTCCAGCAGGGTATCGAGCAGGGGGCTGGTAACAGCATCCTGATCAAGCCGAACCAGATCGGGACGCTCTCGCTGGCGGTCGACGCCATCGAGACCGCGACCCGCAACGGGTTCACGCCCGTGATCTCCCACCGTTCGGGAGAGACCGAAGACACGACGATCGCACACCTCGCCGTCGCGACCGGCGCGCCGTTCATCAAGACGGGCACCGTCGGGGGCGAGCGAACCGCCAAACTCAACGAACTCATCCGCATCGCGGAGGACGCTGTATGA
- the rpsB gene encoding 30S ribosomal protein S2: MSESENDETEPAEEEVADEATETEAAVETASDEEAETEQADEAEEEESRFDENVMPDEEEADLLIPVEDYLSAGVHIGTQQKTNDMERFIHRVRDDGLYVLDVSQTDGRIRTAAEFLSNYDPEQVLVTSSRQYGRFPAEKFADAIGARARTGRFIPGTLTNPKYDGYIEPDVVVVTDPIGDAQAVKEAITVGIPVIAMCDSNNAVSNVDLVIPTNNKGRRALSVVYWLLANETLDRRGAEPSYALEDFEAGL; this comes from the coding sequence ATGAGCGAAAGCGAGAACGACGAGACAGAACCCGCCGAGGAGGAGGTGGCCGACGAGGCCACCGAGACCGAGGCGGCGGTAGAGACCGCCTCCGACGAGGAGGCAGAGACAGAGCAGGCCGACGAGGCCGAGGAAGAGGAGTCCCGGTTCGACGAGAACGTCATGCCGGACGAGGAGGAGGCAGACCTCCTCATCCCCGTCGAGGACTACCTCTCCGCTGGGGTCCACATCGGGACCCAGCAGAAGACCAACGACATGGAGCGGTTCATCCACCGCGTCCGGGACGACGGGCTGTACGTGCTCGACGTGAGCCAGACCGACGGCCGGATCCGGACCGCGGCGGAGTTCCTCTCCAACTACGACCCCGAGCAGGTGCTCGTCACCTCCTCGCGGCAGTACGGCCGGTTCCCGGCCGAGAAGTTCGCGGACGCCATCGGCGCCCGCGCACGCACGGGTCGGTTCATCCCGGGCACGCTGACGAACCCGAAGTACGACGGCTACATCGAGCCGGACGTCGTGGTCGTCACCGACCCGATCGGCGACGCCCAGGCGGTGAAGGAGGCCATCACGGTCGGCATCCCCGTCATCGCCATGTGTGACTCGAACAACGCCGTTTCGAACGTCGATCTGGTCATCCCGACCAACAACAAGGGTCGACGCGCGCTGTCGGTCGTCTACTGGCTGCTGGCCAACGAGACGCTCGACCGCCGCGGCGCCGAGCCCAGCTACGCCCTCGAGGACTTCGAGGCCGGGCTCTAG
- a CDS encoding cupin domain-containing protein encodes MGYRTVRTRDVEPTPDRPCELRRLTAAAGLEAVALNRYSVDPGEEIPLAYHYHDEQEEAFFVISGTIEIETPEGTFVVGADELFAADPESPHRAYCPDDADETSEVLAVGAPQTEGDVHAYGPDE; translated from the coding sequence ATGGGCTACCGAACCGTGCGAACGCGGGACGTCGAACCGACTCCTGACCGACCCTGCGAGCTCCGGCGGCTGACCGCCGCCGCGGGGCTCGAGGCGGTGGCACTCAACCGCTACAGCGTCGACCCCGGCGAGGAGATCCCGCTGGCGTACCACTACCACGACGAGCAGGAGGAGGCGTTCTTCGTGATCTCGGGAACGATCGAGATCGAGACGCCCGAGGGGACGTTCGTGGTCGGCGCCGACGAACTGTTCGCGGCCGATCCCGAGAGCCCGCACCGCGCGTACTGCCCCGATGACGCCGACGAAACTTCGGAGGTGCTGGCCGTCGGAGCGCCCCAGACCGAAGGTGACGTGCACGCCTACGGCCCCGACGAGTAG
- the mvk gene encoding mevalonate kinase → MTTSSAPGKVYLFGEHAVVYGEPAVPCAIERRARVSVEPRDDHRVRVEADELTLDGFTVEWGGDTDQKPDVDVPSNLVEAATGYVDEALAQARDALSDPEAGFDVTIESEIPLGGGLGSSAAVVVAAIDAAVRARGESIDPEELADRAYQAEATVQGGEASRADTYCSAMGGAVRVEGDDTRPIEAPELPLVIGYDGGAGDTGELVAGVRALKEEYSFAADTVETIGDLTREGEQLLANADPGEEPGPVLLDELGELMNFNHGLLSALGVSSRSLDRMVWSAREAEAEGAKLTGAGGGGCIVALDRTQATRRALEYSPGCEQAFRAELATEGVRAEE, encoded by the coding sequence ATGACGACTTCGAGCGCCCCCGGCAAGGTGTACCTGTTCGGGGAGCACGCCGTGGTGTACGGCGAGCCCGCGGTGCCCTGCGCGATCGAGCGCCGGGCGCGGGTCAGCGTCGAGCCACGCGACGACCACCGCGTCCGCGTCGAGGCCGACGAGCTCACCCTCGACGGCTTCACCGTGGAGTGGGGCGGCGACACCGACCAGAAGCCCGACGTCGACGTCCCCTCGAACCTCGTGGAGGCCGCGACGGGGTACGTCGACGAGGCGCTGGCACAGGCTCGCGACGCGCTTTCCGACCCCGAGGCGGGGTTCGACGTGACGATCGAGAGCGAGATCCCGTTGGGGGGCGGACTCGGCTCCTCGGCGGCGGTGGTCGTCGCCGCCATCGACGCCGCGGTCCGCGCCCGCGGCGAGTCGATCGATCCCGAGGAGCTGGCCGACCGCGCGTACCAGGCCGAAGCGACCGTGCAGGGCGGCGAAGCGTCCCGCGCGGACACCTACTGCTCGGCGATGGGCGGCGCGGTCCGCGTCGAAGGTGACGACACGCGACCGATCGAGGCGCCGGAACTCCCGCTCGTCATCGGCTACGACGGCGGCGCGGGCGACACGGGCGAGCTGGTCGCCGGCGTCCGCGCGCTCAAGGAGGAGTATTCGTTCGCCGCCGACACCGTCGAGACCATCGGCGACCTCACTCGCGAGGGCGAGCAGCTACTGGCCAACGCGGACCCCGGCGAGGAGCCGGGCCCGGTCCTGCTCGACGAACTCGGCGAACTGATGAACTTCAACCACGGGCTGCTGTCGGCGCTGGGCGTCTCCTCGCGCTCGCTGGATCGGATGGTCTGGTCAGCTCGCGAGGCGGAAGCCGAGGGCGCGAAGCTGACCGGTGCGGGTGGCGGGGGCTGTATCGTCGCGCTCGACCGCACGCAGGCCACCCGGCGTGCGCTGGAGTACTCGCCGGGCTGCGAGCAGGCGTTCCGCGCCGAACTCGCGACCGAGGGGGTGCGCGCGGAGGAATGA
- a CDS encoding isopentenyl phosphate kinase encodes MSPTILKLGGSVITEKDRAETLDGPALDAAADAVAEAMEGGDVSELVLVHGGGSFGHHHASEAGVTTTDGSGDATDAIAIHSAMKTLNQFVLSRLHERGVPALPVHPLSAGARDANEDLDMPMNQTATMLGEGFVPVLHGDVIATEGEGVTVLSGDEIVTTAAEHLSADRVGLCSTVPGVFDADDEVIPEITAFDDASDTLGDSDADDDVTGGMAAKVRELLDLGAPASVFGPEEIGAFLGGENPGTTIRGR; translated from the coding sequence ATGAGTCCGACGATCCTCAAACTCGGCGGCTCGGTGATCACCGAGAAGGACCGTGCGGAGACGCTGGACGGCCCGGCGCTGGACGCGGCGGCCGACGCAGTCGCCGAGGCGATGGAGGGCGGCGACGTGTCGGAACTGGTGCTGGTCCACGGCGGCGGGAGCTTCGGCCACCATCACGCCAGCGAGGCGGGGGTGACGACCACCGACGGCAGCGGCGACGCCACGGACGCGATCGCGATCCACAGCGCGATGAAGACGCTCAATCAGTTCGTGCTCTCCCGCCTCCACGAGCGCGGCGTGCCGGCGCTGCCGGTCCATCCGCTCTCGGCCGGCGCGCGCGACGCAAACGAGGATCTCGATATGCCGATGAACCAGACCGCGACGATGCTCGGTGAGGGGTTCGTCCCCGTCCTCCACGGCGACGTGATCGCGACCGAGGGGGAGGGCGTGACGGTGCTCTCTGGTGACGAGATCGTCACCACCGCCGCCGAGCACCTCTCCGCGGACCGCGTCGGCCTCTGTTCGACGGTGCCGGGGGTGTTCGACGCCGACGACGAGGTGATCCCGGAGATCACGGCGTTCGACGACGCTTCGGACACGCTCGGCGACAGCGACGCCGACGACGACGTGACCGGCGGGATGGCCGCGAAGGTTCGTGAACTGCTGGATCTCGGCGCGCCGGCGTCTGTGTTCGGGCCCGAGGAGATCGGCGCGTTTCTGGGGGGAGAGAACCCCGGGACGACGATCCGCGGACGGTGA